From Geitlerinema sp. PCC 9228, one genomic window encodes:
- a CDS encoding WD40 repeat domain-containing protein, with translation MIPSNEEPRNASSQPQLEQADSLIQAGNVQQYAQLLSSYEYIAAKVNHPEFGIKALIEDYGWLATTEVATHLNWKTVRALRLIQKALQLSAPTIEKDRTQLASHLWGRLMEYELPEIRQLLEQAQQNQTRPWLRPLAPNLMPAGDPLLHTLRSVSKLCICTPAYYKPAAVAISADGSVAVFAHGSAVKVWDLTAGTERFTLKGDEGEIQTVAISADGSVVVAGLKSADGIVQVWDLTTGSERFTLEGHSSVISSVAISADGSVAVSGSDDQTIKVWDLTTGKVWDLTTGSERFTLEGHSHWVTSVAISADASVAVSGSIDKTIEVWDLITGSKRFTLEGHSRWIAAVAISADGSVAVSGSADRTVKVWDLTAGTQCYTLKGHINKIDSVGIDADASVAISGSVDQCVQVWDLTAATDSFPFPGHQDCVTTVAISADGSVAVSGSDDQTIKVWDAATGTERFLLKGHISSVEPNALGINADGSVAVSGSRDRMMKVWDAIDGTERFTLKSHSMWVTAVAISADGLVGACASYYPSDEEPFPKVTVWDLTNGTERFTLTGNVNGAFGQVAINSNTSVVVFGWDKTVKAWDLNTGNERFTLPVTASLGYSSREAISADGSVVLAKSEDKSWKVWDLNTGNERFTLPDFRESFVVEAISADGSVGVSRSSSTLTVWNLETLEAIACLTTEHRLMGCAISADGKTIFAGNQRGVVHFLRLETPQPTKSPPIGTIGQ, from the coding sequence ATGATACCATCGAATGAAGAACCAAGGAACGCCAGCAGCCAACCGCAACTGGAGCAAGCAGACAGTCTCATTCAAGCGGGAAATGTTCAACAATATGCCCAGTTACTGTCTAGCTACGAGTATATCGCTGCCAAAGTCAACCATCCCGAATTTGGCATCAAAGCCTTAATTGAAGATTATGGGTGGTTGGCAACCACAGAAGTAGCAACCCATCTGAACTGGAAAACCGTGCGGGCGTTGCGTTTGATTCAGAAAGCGTTGCAGCTATCGGCACCGACCATCGAGAAAGATCGAACCCAACTGGCGTCACATCTGTGGGGAAGGCTAATGGAGTACGAGCTCCCAGAAATTCGTCAACTCCTGGAACAAGCCCAACAAAATCAAACCAGACCTTGGTTGCGTCCGCTTGCCCCCAATTTGATGCCAGCGGGAGACCCACTGCTACATACTTTGAGAAGTGTTTCCAAGTTATGTATTTGCACACCAGCATACTATAAGCCAGCAGCAGTAGCCATCAGTGCCGATGGTTCCGTAGCGGTTTTTGCACATGGGTCAGCCGTAAAAGTATGGGATTTGACCGCAGGTACCGAACGCTTCACCTTAAAAGGTGACGAAGGCGAAATCCAAACAGTAGCCATCAGTGCCGATGGGTCGGTAGTGGTTGCTGGATTGAAATCGGCAGATGGAATTGTCCAAGTATGGGATTTGACTACCGGCAGCGAACGGTTTACTTTAGAGGGTCACAGCAGTGTCATTTCGTCAGTAGCGATAAGTGCGGATGGGTCGGTGGCGGTTTCTGGGTCGGATGACCAAACCATAAAGGTATGGGATTTGACTACCGGAAAGGTATGGGATTTGACTACCGGCAGCGAACGGTTTACTTTAGAGGGTCACAGTCACTGGGTTACTTCAGTAGCGATAAGTGCGGATGCTTCCGTAGCCGTTTCTGGGTCCATTGACAAGACGATCGAAGTATGGGATTTGATTACCGGCAGCAAACGTTTCACCCTAGAAGGTCACAGCCGCTGGATTGCTGCGGTAGCCATCAGTGCGGATGGGTCGGTAGCCGTTTCTGGGTCAGCAGACCGAACCGTGAAAGTTTGGGATTTGACCGCCGGAACCCAATGCTATACCCTAAAAGGTCATATAAACAAGATTGACTCAGTAGGGATCGATGCCGATGCCTCCGTAGCGATTTCTGGTTCGGTAGACCAATGCGTGCAAGTGTGGGATTTAACGGCTGCTACGGACAGCTTTCCTTTTCCAGGTCACCAAGACTGCGTCACCACCGTAGCGATAAGTGCGGATGGGTCGGTGGCGGTTTCTGGGTCGGATGACCAAACCATAAAGGTATGGGATGCGGCTACAGGAACCGAACGCTTTCTCCTAAAAGGTCACATTAGTTCGGTTGAACCGAATGCTTTAGGTATCAATGCTGATGGTTCGGTAGCCGTTTCTGGTTCGCGCGATCGCATGATGAAGGTATGGGATGCGATCGATGGCACCGAACGCTTCACCCTGAAAAGCCATAGCATGTGGGTCACAGCCGTAGCAATAAGCGCCGATGGGTTGGTGGGGGCTTGTGCATCGTACTATCCATCTGACGAGGAGCCTTTCCCAAAGGTAACCGTGTGGGATTTGACCAATGGCACCGAACGTTTCACTTTGACGGGTAATGTTAATGGAGCATTCGGACAAGTAGCCATAAACAGTAATACCTCAGTAGTGGTTTTTGGGTGGGACAAAACTGTGAAAGCGTGGGATTTAAATACCGGAAACGAACGTTTTACGCTGCCCGTTACGGCTAGTCTAGGATATTCTAGCCGCGAAGCGATAAGTGCTGATGGTTCGGTGGTACTTGCCAAGTCAGAAGACAAAAGCTGGAAAGTGTGGGATTTAAATACTGGAAACGAACGTTTCACTTTACCAGATTTTAGGGAATCCTTCGTAGTCGAAGCCATAAGTGCTGATGGTTCGGTGGGGGTTTCTCGGTCGTCTTCAACGCTGACAGTTTGGAATTTAGAAACTTTAGAAGCGATCGCTTGTTTGACCACAGAACACAGACTTATGGGATGTGCCATTTCCGCCGACGGCAAAACCATATTCGCTGGAAACCAACGGGGAGTCGTTCATTTTCTGCGTCTAGAAACCCCTCAACCCACCAAATCGCCTCCAATAGGCACAATTGGGCAATAA
- a CDS encoding calcium-binding protein, whose translation MVNSIHGSDNSERIYGTRQSDRIEGRGGNDRIYAWSGNDKAFGDYEEFEEGEEPEAPSPESVRIGDDTLLGGWGSDTLIGNKGDDYLNGGEHYDNLKGGEGDDFLDGGGYHWFNDYDYYYDKLSGGDGADKFVLYRGPVYDYITDFEGGTDKMILPRNVHFNNLRILNNGVDEAETKEIYYKGDLLAKVNVEETLTADDFI comes from the coding sequence ATGGTTAATTCTATACACGGCAGTGACAACTCAGAACGTATCTATGGTACACGGCAAAGCGATCGCATTGAAGGCCGCGGCGGTAACGATCGGATTTATGCCTGGTCCGGTAACGATAAAGCCTTTGGCGACTATGAAGAGTTTGAAGAAGGTGAAGAACCAGAAGCACCTTCTCCCGAATCAGTTCGAATTGGGGATGATACCCTCTTAGGTGGTTGGGGTTCGGATACCCTCATCGGCAACAAAGGTGACGATTACTTAAATGGCGGAGAGCATTACGATAACCTCAAAGGAGGAGAAGGCGATGATTTTCTAGATGGTGGCGGTTATCATTGGTTTAATGATTATGACTATTATTACGACAAGTTATCTGGTGGAGATGGTGCAGACAAGTTTGTTTTGTACCGAGGTCCCGTTTACGACTACATCACAGACTTTGAAGGTGGTACCGACAAGATGATTCTGCCTCGGAACGTGCATTTCAACAATTTGCGGATCCTCAACAATGGGGTTGATGAGGCAGAAACGAAAGAGATTTACTACAAGGGCGACTTATTGGCGAAGGTTAATGTTGAAGAAACATTGACTGCAGATGATTTCATCTAA
- a CDS encoding cob(I)yrinic acid a,c-diamide adenosyltransferase has product MLRNGIGIRTAQALSERLRGQIHVYDGEGKGKSQAALGVVLRSIGLGIDKPQQTRVLLLRFLKGPGREYTEDAAIAALQQGFPHLIDQVRTGRAEYFGPDEITRFDRQEAQRGWDIAKGAIASGLYSVVVLDELNPLIDLGLLSIEEVVKTLKNKPDYLEVIATGRSAHPKLVEIADLHSEMRPQYHTEHSIDGVEIYTGSGKGKSTSALGKTLQAIGKGISQDQSHRVLIVQWLKGGSGYTEDAAIAALKRTYPSLVDHQRCGRDAIVWYNDRQDIDYLEAERGWEIAKAAIASGLYKTIVLDELNPVVDLELLDPDPIVESLLRKPKNTEVIATGRCKNIPPYFDLAKIHSEVYCHKHYANEGVELKQGVDF; this is encoded by the coding sequence ATGCTTAGAAATGGAATTGGAATTCGGACAGCACAGGCCCTTTCCGAACGCCTGAGAGGGCAAATTCACGTATACGACGGCGAAGGCAAGGGCAAATCCCAAGCGGCTTTGGGGGTGGTTTTGCGTTCCATTGGCTTGGGAATCGACAAACCCCAGCAAACTCGGGTGTTGCTGCTGCGGTTTCTCAAAGGTCCGGGTCGCGAATATACCGAAGATGCTGCGATCGCGGCGTTGCAGCAAGGCTTTCCCCACCTCATCGACCAAGTACGCACCGGTCGCGCGGAATATTTTGGACCTGATGAAATTACCCGGTTCGACCGCCAGGAAGCACAGCGTGGCTGGGATATTGCCAAAGGCGCGATCGCTTCTGGTCTGTATTCTGTAGTCGTCCTCGACGAACTCAACCCCCTCATCGATTTGGGATTGCTTTCCATTGAGGAAGTGGTCAAAACCCTAAAAAACAAACCAGACTATCTAGAAGTCATCGCCACCGGACGGTCCGCGCATCCCAAATTAGTGGAAATTGCCGATTTGCACTCGGAAATGCGTCCCCAATACCATACCGAACACAGCATCGATGGCGTAGAAATTTATACCGGGTCTGGCAAAGGCAAATCCACCAGCGCTTTAGGCAAAACGCTACAAGCCATTGGCAAAGGCATCAGCCAGGACCAATCCCACCGGGTTCTGATTGTACAGTGGTTGAAAGGCGGCAGCGGCTACACAGAAGATGCAGCGATCGCGGCTTTGAAACGAACCTATCCCAGTTTGGTAGACCACCAACGCTGCGGTCGGGATGCCATTGTCTGGTACAACGATCGCCAGGATATCGATTATCTAGAAGCCGAACGGGGATGGGAAATTGCCAAAGCTGCCATTGCTTCTGGTTTGTACAAAACCATTGTTCTCGACGAACTCAACCCGGTGGTAGATTTGGAACTACTCGATCCCGACCCAATTGTAGAATCGCTGCTACGCAAACCCAAAAATACGGAAGTTATTGCCACCGGTCGCTGCAAAAACATTCCCCCCTATTTCGACCTGGCAAAAATTCACTCGGAAGTTTACTGCCACAAACATTACGCCAACGAAGGGGTGGAACTGAAACAAGGGGTCGATTTTTAA
- a CDS encoding WD40 repeat domain-containing protein — protein sequence MVVRSDRYLIALPTILYVGAFRETHRGLEEFGDARLAANLMPPGGQLLRTLSGHSDGVRSVASSADGSVAVSGSLDKTVKVWDVNSP from the coding sequence ATGGTTGTTCGTAGCGATCGCTATTTGATTGCACTACCAACAATATTATATGTAGGGGCATTTCGCGAAACGCACAGAGGTTTAGAAGAATTTGGCGATGCACGATTAGCAGCCAATTTGATGCCGCCGGGGGGACAGCTGCTGCGTACTTTGAGCGGTCACAGCGACGGGGTCAGGTCCGTAGCCAGCAGCGCCGATGGGTCGGTAGCCGTTTCTGGCTCGCTGGACAAAACCGTGAAAGTGTGGGACGTGAACTCCCCCTAG
- the truB gene encoding tRNA pseudouridine(55) synthase TruB produces the protein MTGFINLYKPIGVTSHDCVAKIRKLLRIKKVGHGGTLDPAATGVLPIGVGKATRLLSYLCHDKAYRATVQFGIATTSDDLEGEIVTQTPVPDVDLATIKAILPKFQGTIQQIPPKYSAIQVGGKRLYELARAGKDVEVPLRTVEVYNIEILNWEPGKYPKLEIAIACGSGTYVRSIARDLGMAANTVATLAGLERTQSSGFHFDSSITLSEMESQIERGVFQLLPPDFPLCHLPLLHLDMEKARRWCNGQRFADTSSQLVAKDVEAITMRTYDEEERFLGISQIIANRDRQQFIIPKVVLG, from the coding sequence ATGACAGGATTTATCAACCTATACAAACCAATTGGCGTGACTTCCCACGATTGCGTGGCCAAAATTAGGAAACTGTTGCGGATCAAAAAGGTTGGACATGGGGGAACCCTCGACCCAGCCGCGACAGGGGTTTTGCCGATTGGCGTAGGCAAGGCGACCCGTTTGCTATCGTATCTCTGCCACGACAAAGCCTATCGAGCCACCGTACAATTTGGTATTGCCACAACCAGCGACGATTTAGAAGGGGAAATTGTAACGCAAACCCCAGTTCCCGATGTGGATTTGGCAACTATAAAGGCAATTTTGCCGAAATTTCAGGGAACCATCCAGCAAATTCCTCCCAAATACAGTGCGATTCAGGTGGGTGGCAAGCGGTTGTACGAACTGGCACGTGCGGGAAAAGATGTAGAAGTCCCGTTGCGTACGGTAGAAGTGTATAATATAGAAATTCTCAACTGGGAACCCGGGAAGTATCCGAAATTAGAAATTGCGATCGCTTGCGGCAGTGGTACCTACGTACGTTCGATTGCCAGAGATTTGGGCATGGCAGCCAACACCGTTGCCACATTGGCTGGTTTGGAACGGACCCAAAGCAGTGGTTTTCATTTCGATAGCAGCATCACCCTATCGGAGATGGAAAGCCAAATTGAACGGGGAGTATTTCAGTTGCTTCCCCCCGATTTTCCCCTTTGCCATTTGCCGTTACTGCATTTGGATATGGAAAAGGCAAGACGTTGGTGTAACGGTCAGCGTTTTGCAGATACGAGCAGTCAGTTGGTAGCCAAAGATGTAGAGGCGATAACCATGCGTACGTATGATGAAGAAGAACGTTTTCTGGGAATCAGTCAAATTATTGCCAATCGCGATCGCCAGCAGTTTATTATTCCTAAAGTAGTATTGGGATAA
- a CDS encoding NACHT domain-containing protein, with protein sequence MSIETLLPPLDTFATFLACQENRFVSRPWLSQQIARFWQQYDRGYFTLVGPPGSGKSALLAHIANTEPHTLYYCAQFPETHKLAFAHGTLLDSLRPLSDTEPDDSNALFPYLQCASRHLQPGERLLLVVDAIDAIETHQQPPGANRLYLPRYLPPGIFVLVSRRPQPQERTGLLVETPAEFLDLSHYPQRCYADVRRYLQHELQKNNSDNSLPAWLQQHQLSPETASDRISAYCQGNFGVASHVLYDLRQGTNLSPDGELPPSLTARYAEYWQTMTATGFDDLATAILQQLLQQPQSPEAIAQTLDADEFDVQTILDRWISFLLTDTTTGEPRYRLFHPSFRTFLQQHLLE encoded by the coding sequence ATGTCGATCGAAACCCTGCTGCCACCTCTCGACACTTTTGCCACCTTTCTAGCCTGCCAGGAGAATCGCTTTGTCAGCCGTCCTTGGCTTTCCCAACAAATAGCCCGCTTTTGGCAACAATACGATCGCGGCTACTTTACCCTCGTCGGTCCTCCAGGTAGCGGCAAAAGCGCCCTCCTCGCCCACATTGCCAACACCGAACCCCATACCCTGTACTATTGCGCTCAATTCCCCGAAACCCACAAACTCGCCTTCGCCCATGGTACCCTGCTAGACTCCCTGCGTCCCCTCAGCGATACCGAACCCGACGATAGCAACGCCCTGTTTCCCTACCTGCAATGTGCCAGCCGCCACTTGCAACCGGGAGAACGGCTGCTGCTGGTTGTCGATGCCATCGATGCCATTGAAACCCACCAACAACCCCCCGGTGCCAATCGCCTCTACCTGCCGCGCTACTTACCGCCGGGCATCTTTGTGCTGGTTTCCCGCCGCCCGCAACCGCAAGAACGCACGGGATTGCTGGTGGAAACCCCTGCCGAGTTCCTGGATTTGTCCCACTATCCCCAACGCTGCTACGCCGATGTGCGCCGGTATTTACAACACGAACTGCAAAAAAACAATAGCGACAATTCTTTGCCTGCTTGGCTGCAACAACACCAGCTTTCCCCAGAAACCGCTAGCGATCGCATTTCTGCCTACTGCCAGGGCAATTTTGGCGTTGCCAGCCACGTTCTCTACGACTTGCGCCAAGGCACAAACCTCTCCCCCGACGGCGAACTACCCCCCAGCCTCACGGCGCGTTACGCCGAATACTGGCAAACTATGACTGCCACCGGTTTTGACGACCTTGCCACTGCCATTCTCCAGCAACTGCTGCAACAGCCCCAATCCCCAGAAGCGATCGCGCAAACCCTCGATGCGGACGAGTTTGACGTACAAACGATCCTCGATCGCTGGATTTCTTTTCTACTTACCGACACCACCACCGGCGAACCCCGCTATCGCCTTTTCCACCCCAGTTTCCGCACATTTTTGCAACAACATCTGCTAGAGTAA
- a CDS encoding IS200/IS605 family accessory protein TnpB-related protein translates to MSHSTIRTDSWHLSPTPEQQQALMLTLQEYRSFCRDLVGVVNAHWTTIANAKSRCSEVEKLIHKTSKNPNPKYRYFGKRFYKFPSYLRRAAIEFSIGQVSSFLTRYQRWQSGIRSRKDAKPPKLNRNTGCYPSLYKKQCIKFSECLTVAEIKVWNGSDWVWTKVAISRKRGRHLLGNAEMKSPALIVNRKGCKLSVPFKIEPAKKEGNCVCSVDIGINTLATVSIVYPDGTVTARKFIHPSVNIDRRDKRLSRIRKKARLTKNLYKGFCSTWYRKARQYNRNIAQQSSKQIVDFATEHGASVIVFEQLKGWRPKGGRKGSTLKQRFHGWLHRALVNLTQQKFAEAGGKTEFVYPRGTSSFAFDGSGKIKRSKKNYSLATFSSGKQYNCDLSASYNIGARYWAKKLKLTRRNDGQLDDGKSSSSKRRTPVTLSVLWDREAPTTAT, encoded by the coding sequence ATGAGCCATTCTACTATCCGTACCGATTCTTGGCATTTATCACCTACTCCTGAACAGCAACAAGCCTTGATGCTAACCCTTCAGGAGTACAGATCCTTTTGTCGTGATTTAGTGGGCGTTGTTAACGCTCACTGGACAACTATTGCTAATGCCAAGAGTCGGTGTTCGGAAGTAGAAAAACTGATTCATAAGACCAGTAAAAACCCTAATCCTAAATATCGGTATTTTGGAAAAAGGTTTTATAAGTTTCCTTCGTATCTAAGACGCGCAGCCATCGAGTTTTCCATTGGACAAGTATCTTCTTTTCTTACCCGATATCAAAGATGGCAGTCTGGGATTAGGAGTAGAAAAGATGCTAAACCTCCAAAGTTAAATAGAAACACGGGTTGTTATCCTTCTCTCTATAAAAAACAGTGCATTAAGTTCTCTGAATGTTTGACCGTCGCTGAAATTAAAGTGTGGAATGGGAGTGATTGGGTATGGACAAAGGTTGCTATTTCTCGAAAGAGGGGTAGACATCTTTTAGGTAATGCTGAAATGAAATCCCCTGCTTTAATTGTTAATAGGAAAGGATGCAAACTCAGTGTTCCCTTTAAGATCGAGCCAGCAAAGAAAGAAGGAAACTGTGTCTGCTCTGTGGACATAGGGATTAACACCCTAGCTACAGTCAGTATCGTTTATCCTGACGGCACTGTAACCGCAAGGAAATTTATTCACCCTTCGGTTAACATAGACCGTCGCGATAAGCGTTTATCTCGAATCAGAAAGAAAGCCCGTTTAACCAAAAATCTCTATAAAGGTTTTTGTTCCACTTGGTATCGAAAAGCTCGTCAATATAACCGAAACATCGCCCAACAGTCTTCTAAACAAATTGTGGACTTCGCCACCGAACACGGAGCATCAGTTATTGTCTTCGAGCAACTGAAAGGGTGGCGACCTAAAGGAGGACGTAAAGGTTCGACCTTAAAACAGCGTTTTCACGGCTGGCTACATCGAGCTTTGGTCAACCTAACCCAACAAAAGTTTGCTGAAGCAGGAGGGAAGACAGAGTTTGTTTATCCTCGTGGGACTTCTAGCTTTGCTTTTGATGGCAGTGGAAAAATTAAACGAAGCAAAAAAAATTACTCCCTAGCTACGTTTTCTAGTGGCAAACAATATAACTGTGACCTATCAGCTAGTTACAACATAGGTGCTAGATATTGGGCTAAGAAATTAAAACTGACTCGCAGAAATGACGGTCAGTTGGATGATGGCAAAAGTTCCTCATCCAAACGGCGAACTCCCGTTACTCTATCTGTTCTTTGGGATAGAGAAGCCCCGACTACAGCGACGTAA
- the tnpA gene encoding IS200/IS605 family transposase — protein MAHNTLDISLVMDKLSSLKTSSHSAYRLQDRIIFKVKYRKKIVTKAMLHRLEEIFSDVCGKWRCRLVEFGGEADHVHLLVDAHPAMDLSRFVGNLKTVSSRRIRKENQEYLEKFFWKPYF, from the coding sequence ATGGCTCATAATACTTTAGATATTAGCTTAGTTATGGATAAACTGTCAAGCCTGAAAACCAGCAGTCACAGTGCGTATCGTCTTCAGGATCGTATTATTTTTAAAGTTAAATACAGAAAGAAGATCGTCACCAAAGCTATGCTTCATAGACTAGAAGAGATTTTCTCCGATGTCTGTGGGAAGTGGCGGTGTCGGTTAGTGGAGTTTGGCGGTGAGGCAGACCATGTCCATCTTTTGGTCGATGCTCATCCTGCTATGGACTTGTCTCGTTTTGTTGGAAACTTGAAGACTGTATCTTCTAGACGTATCCGAAAAGAAAACCAAGAATACTTAGAGAAGTTTTTTTGGAAACCCTACTTTTGA
- a CDS encoding DUF5357 family protein — protein MKLPTVDPVPSWKSFLAIGIISLVFSLFLRESLSDRSLIYHFFHLLGWGSILFGISWWLRQNNVRFLGVILYPYLLFALLALLLFSYFPEVSPFVYWTGWLLASLTTTILYKLREIRFQWRKATANFYREIALLVSANLLIGCWFQSYHIFQSWLDEYPALANISLSHSAFVIPVGDEEIPSLAATIILGRLEAIAQEKANGKPWSQVESWVLQVRTEKNQLKQDSQLEIMIPNLRIRQYWLPQISAQKNENGYPIKLQATWQGPNATGEGYAWYKSCTIEPISPNPPNDQVENTGQLRCDREIQYESLASN, from the coding sequence TTGAAACTGCCTACGGTGGATCCAGTACCTTCTTGGAAAAGTTTCCTAGCCATTGGTATAATTTCTCTTGTCTTTTCTTTGTTTTTACGGGAAAGTCTGAGCGATCGCTCTTTGATATACCATTTTTTCCACTTGCTTGGCTGGGGAAGTATTTTGTTTGGTATTTCCTGGTGGTTGCGGCAAAATAACGTGCGATTTTTAGGGGTGATTTTATATCCTTACTTACTATTTGCCCTGCTGGCCTTACTGCTATTTTCCTATTTTCCCGAAGTTTCTCCCTTTGTTTATTGGACTGGTTGGCTGCTGGCATCCCTCACTACTACCATTTTATACAAACTCCGGGAAATTCGCTTTCAATGGCGAAAAGCTACTGCCAATTTTTATCGCGAAATAGCACTTTTGGTCAGTGCCAACTTGCTAATTGGCTGTTGGTTTCAAAGCTATCATATCTTTCAATCTTGGCTCGATGAATATCCCGCTCTTGCCAATATCAGTTTATCCCACAGTGCCTTCGTTATTCCCGTTGGCGACGAAGAAATTCCCAGTTTAGCTGCTACGATTATCCTAGGTCGTTTGGAAGCGATCGCGCAAGAGAAAGCCAATGGAAAACCTTGGTCCCAAGTCGAATCCTGGGTTTTACAAGTTCGCACAGAGAAAAACCAACTCAAACAGGATTCCCAGCTGGAAATAATGATACCAAACCTACGCATCCGCCAATATTGGCTACCACAAATCTCAGCACAAAAAAATGAAAATGGCTATCCAATCAAACTCCAAGCCACTTGGCAAGGACCCAATGCCACCGGCGAAGGCTATGCTTGGTATAAAAGCTGTACCATCGAACCCATTTCCCCCAACCCCCCAAACGACCAAGTAGAAAACACTGGTCAGCTACGCTGCGATAGGGAGATTCAATACGAATCTTTAGCATCAAATTAG
- the fraC gene encoding filament integrity protein FraC, whose product MILPLRAVLLQVLLTAIAVAIETPILFRGLPLNRRQSMKQAALGNIAVAVVGWLFFFAVQAGLPAGLQEQLISYVFFDRLFLGNNWDPSQVQILLILFCFIAFLANFFLKFYLYQILEEIHQAQRDREPFPKLTKFPRHPSLIRQEELQVTRKNIKENQGKFILYAHATSNSVVLLLLLLRQSQM is encoded by the coding sequence ATGATTTTGCCCCTGCGCGCGGTCTTATTGCAAGTTTTACTCACTGCGATCGCGGTTGCGATCGAAACCCCCATTTTATTTCGTGGCTTGCCTTTAAACCGCCGCCAAAGTATGAAACAAGCCGCCTTGGGAAATATCGCCGTTGCTGTGGTGGGGTGGCTGTTTTTCTTTGCCGTTCAAGCTGGTCTTCCCGCTGGCTTGCAGGAACAATTGATTAGCTACGTGTTCTTCGATCGCTTGTTTCTGGGCAACAACTGGGACCCATCGCAAGTACAAATTTTGTTAATTTTGTTCTGTTTTATCGCTTTTTTAGCCAATTTCTTTTTAAAATTTTATCTCTATCAAATTCTGGAAGAAATTCACCAAGCCCAACGCGATCGCGAACCGTTTCCCAAACTGACGAAATTTCCCCGCCACCCCTCTTTAATTCGCCAAGAAGAACTGCAGGTTACCCGAAAAAATATTAAAGAAAACCAAGGGAAATTTATTTTGTACGCCCACGCTACCAGCAACAGCGTTGTTTTGCTATTATTGCTATTACGCCAGTCCCAAATGTAG